Proteins encoded within one genomic window of Streptomyces sp. NBC_01314:
- a CDS encoding helix-turn-helix domain-containing protein yields MAGRSTVRSRRLGATLKKYRLAAKLDQPHVAEVIANHQARVSRIESGLVIARPIEIRVMLDAYGVDDPEVRVRLEKLAKDANRRGWWQEYAEHLRSDYMDHIALEEDATYIWNWHPSVVPGLLQTASYTEAVIRTGPLEVAPGRVDLLVQVRMRRQARVAEGGASCDYIIWEPVVTHPLSSMQVHREQLSALLEAGQRENVTVRVLPFSKGPLAATSPFASFGFGPEPTTEAVTLEQLRSTLVVDEPDEVDVYGHTFDLLRSESMAPEESARFIRNALRSSEED; encoded by the coding sequence ATGGCGGGACGGTCGACCGTGCGCAGCAGGCGACTTGGGGCCACGCTGAAGAAGTACCGGCTGGCCGCCAAGCTCGACCAGCCGCATGTCGCTGAGGTGATCGCGAACCATCAGGCTCGGGTCAGCCGCATCGAGAGTGGGCTCGTCATCGCTCGCCCGATCGAGATCCGTGTGATGTTGGACGCGTACGGGGTCGACGATCCCGAAGTGCGCGTCAGGCTGGAGAAGTTGGCCAAGGATGCCAATCGGCGCGGCTGGTGGCAGGAGTACGCCGAGCACCTGCGATCGGACTACATGGATCACATCGCGTTGGAGGAAGACGCCACCTACATCTGGAACTGGCATCCAAGCGTTGTCCCTGGACTCCTGCAAACTGCCTCGTATACGGAGGCGGTGATCAGGACGGGCCCTTTGGAGGTCGCCCCTGGACGTGTGGACCTCTTGGTGCAGGTGCGCATGAGGCGACAGGCCAGGGTCGCCGAGGGCGGAGCCTCGTGCGACTACATCATCTGGGAGCCGGTGGTCACCCATCCCTTGTCGAGTATGCAGGTCCACCGGGAGCAGCTGTCCGCGCTTCTGGAAGCGGGGCAGAGGGAGAACGTGACGGTGCGAGTCCTGCCGTTCAGTAAGGGGCCGCTTGCGGCGACCTCCCCGTTCGCCTCCTTCGGGTTCGGTCCCGAACCGACCACCGAGGCGGTAACGCTGGAGCAACTGCGCAGTACATTGGTCGTGGACGAGCCGGACGAGGTTGATGTCTATGGTCATACATTTGACCTGCTGCGTTCAGAGTCCATGGCACCCGAGGAGTCTGCTCGGTTCATTCGGAACGCGCTGCGGAGTAGTGAGGAAGACTGA
- a CDS encoding TetR family transcriptional regulator: MTGQVRTVDGRVAGRRGQATRQKLLDCLSEMLSSSPYRDVKVIDVARKAGTSPATFYQYFPDVEGAVLEIAEQMAAEGATLTNLLQGRSWVGKAGWQTAQELVDGFLEFWRRNDAILRVVDLGAAEGDKRFYKIRMKILNSVTNSLSETVADLQSKGRVDKDVNPSALAGSLVAMLASVSGHQKGFQSWGVKQAELKPNLALLVHLGITGKKPTK, encoded by the coding sequence ATGACAGGACAAGTGCGTACCGTCGACGGCCGCGTGGCCGGCCGACGAGGGCAGGCGACCCGGCAGAAGCTGCTCGACTGCCTCAGCGAGATGCTCAGCTCGTCGCCCTACCGGGACGTCAAAGTCATTGATGTCGCCCGGAAGGCGGGGACTTCACCCGCGACCTTCTACCAGTACTTCCCGGACGTCGAAGGCGCCGTCCTGGAGATCGCCGAGCAAATGGCCGCCGAGGGCGCCACGTTGACGAACCTCCTGCAAGGCCGCTCCTGGGTCGGCAAGGCCGGCTGGCAGACCGCCCAGGAACTCGTCGACGGTTTCCTGGAGTTCTGGCGCAGGAACGACGCGATCCTCCGCGTGGTCGACCTGGGCGCCGCCGAGGGCGACAAACGCTTCTACAAGATCCGTATGAAGATCCTGAACTCGGTCACCAACTCCCTCTCGGAAACGGTCGCCGATCTCCAGTCGAAGGGCCGCGTCGACAAGGACGTGAACCCGTCGGCCCTCGCCGGTTCCCTCGTCGCCATGCTCGCCTCGGTCTCCGGGCACCAGAAGGGCTTCCAGAGCTGGGGCGTCAAGCAGGCCGAACTGAAGCCCAACCTGGCCCTCCTGGTCCACCTGGGCATCACCGGCAAGAAACCCACGAAGTAA
- a CDS encoding nitroreductase/quinone reductase family protein, whose product MAEGMKGMGVRLVQKVSSAPAFARVAPHVIPALDRAVHRATRGRVLLSAQLLPGVVLTATGARSGVPRRTPLACMPEEGKGSWVLIGSNFGRPGHPAWSANLLAHPDAEINWKGQDIPVTAHLLAGEERAAVWQELLKFWPPYSTYQARVDREIRVFRIVRR is encoded by the coding sequence ATGGCGGAGGGGATGAAGGGCATGGGCGTGCGGCTGGTGCAGAAGGTGTCCTCGGCTCCGGCGTTCGCCCGGGTCGCGCCGCATGTCATACCCGCGCTGGACCGGGCCGTGCACCGGGCCACCCGGGGCCGTGTGCTGCTCAGCGCGCAGCTGCTGCCCGGCGTCGTACTGACCGCGACCGGCGCGCGGAGCGGGGTCCCGCGGCGTACGCCGCTGGCCTGCATGCCCGAGGAGGGGAAGGGCAGTTGGGTGCTCATCGGGTCGAACTTCGGCCGCCCCGGCCATCCCGCCTGGAGCGCCAACCTGCTGGCCCACCCCGACGCCGAGATCAACTGGAAGGGGCAGGACATCCCCGTCACCGCGCACCTGCTGGCGGGGGAGGAACGGGCCGCCGTGTGGCAGGAGTTGCTGAAATTCTGGCCGCCGTACTCGACGTACCAGGCCCGGGTGGACCGGGAGATTCGGGTGTTCCGGATCGTACGGCGCTGA
- a CDS encoding VOC family protein, which translates to MADETGAVTGAEAAAGTGSVPYPEGVPCWVDAQLPDVEAGKRFYGELFGWTFKVAPGDGAHEVWAYPAGASTPLAALAPKPDGRLPTVWTVHFATPDVFALTARITAAGGQVITPPTPVGTLGTAALATDPENAVFGLWQAGTHTGFGRSHEPGTFMWAELYTRDTEAANSFYAHLFHDALFGPDAAPDFGRATLTDVFPAEMPPHFLVHFGTDDCEAAIGTVSRLGGRVQVPPFETSYGNVAVVTDNQGASFALLERSHGNGWREATQESDQAEQRPDDLRQQGDDRRQDEARAAGERGATAPGDDG; encoded by the coding sequence ATGGCCGATGAGACGGGAGCCGTCACCGGGGCGGAAGCCGCTGCCGGCACAGGAAGCGTCCCGTATCCCGAGGGCGTCCCCTGCTGGGTGGACGCCCAGTTGCCCGATGTGGAGGCGGGGAAGCGGTTCTACGGCGAACTGTTCGGGTGGACCTTCAAGGTGGCCCCCGGAGACGGTGCCCACGAGGTGTGGGCGTACCCCGCGGGCGCTTCGACCCCGCTCGCCGCCCTCGCCCCCAAGCCCGACGGCCGGCTGCCCACCGTCTGGACCGTCCACTTCGCCACCCCGGACGTGTTCGCCCTCACCGCGCGGATCACCGCGGCCGGCGGTCAGGTGATCACCCCGCCGACCCCGGTCGGCACGCTCGGCACGGCCGCGCTGGCCACCGACCCCGAAAACGCCGTCTTCGGTCTCTGGCAGGCCGGTACGCACACCGGCTTCGGGCGGAGCCACGAGCCCGGCACGTTCATGTGGGCCGAGCTGTACACACGGGACACCGAAGCGGCCAACTCCTTCTACGCGCACCTCTTCCACGACGCGCTCTTCGGTCCGGACGCGGCCCCCGACTTCGGCCGGGCCACGCTCACGGACGTCTTTCCGGCGGAGATGCCGCCGCATTTCCTGGTCCACTTCGGGACGGACGACTGCGAGGCCGCGATCGGGACCGTCAGCCGGCTCGGGGGCCGGGTGCAGGTGCCGCCGTTCGAAACCTCGTACGGAAATGTGGCGGTCGTCACGGACAATCAAGGCGCGTCGTTCGCGCTGCTCGAACGGAGTCACGGAAACGGCTGGCGGGAGGCCACGCAGGAGTCGGATCAGGCCGAACAGCGCCCGGACGATCTGCGGCAACAGGGTGACGACCGGCGCCAGGACGAGGCCCGAGCAGCGGGAGAGCGCGGGGCGACCGCCCCGGGCGACGACGGCTGA
- a CDS encoding PQQ-binding-like beta-propeller repeat protein yields the protein MVDQLTQHDPRRIGPFEVLGRLGAGGMGLVYLARSASGRRVAIKTVRTELAEDQLFRVRFTREVEAARAVSGFYTAAVVDADPRAAVPWLATAYVPAPSLEEIVNDCGPMPVEAVRWFAAGVAEALQSIHGAGLVHRDLKPSNVLVVEDGPRVIDFGIASGVSNTRLTMTNVAVGTPAYMSPEQAKDSRSVTGASDVFSLGSMLVFAATGHAPFHGANPVETVFMLLREGPDLSGLPDDLRPLIESCMQMDPTARPNPADLQAQLAPHLFGSGSDDSGTASAWLPEKAVAMIETRRGGRPAPKPQQTSGGRGGGGARPAPVPPPPPSYDPAPLSVGAPDTGPVRLAGGQVPIGPGPRVADARAAAVKAPPPEAGLAASWSRPRAGVNGADPAPSVSAPPAGPEPTASGWRPWRFRMSNDVWGTPSVADDLVYVTSFEVHALDVATGRRRFKTRDVAWSMAVADGRIHASDGPTLFALDAREGSDLWRLSTDAWVYSLRADRGTVVTGTRGGGVQGWEASNGQKLWELTGAQTDFESPEAGPVVQDGTVYVWKDARLRALDARTGDERWSYPIGDAASCGGVPVRLTPAADGYVYVAAGSRVLAIDIAGGHVRWHFEAPAVFLSAPTFAPGPAVTGGGVYLADYLGTVYALDATDGRDRWRIATESRSSLEPVLVAAGHVHVGSGKGLYTLDAVTGTPKWRFQAGGEIVGSPSVAEGRIHFGSTDHLLYTLKADDGRLRWKLATGGEITGSPVVKEGVVYACSKDRCVYALDAEKGTGTARTS from the coding sequence GTGGTGGATCAGCTGACACAGCACGATCCGCGGCGGATCGGCCCGTTCGAGGTGCTGGGACGGCTGGGTGCCGGCGGCATGGGGCTGGTCTATCTGGCGCGCTCGGCGTCGGGCCGGCGCGTGGCGATCAAGACGGTGCGGACGGAACTGGCGGAGGACCAGCTCTTCCGGGTCCGTTTCACGCGTGAGGTCGAGGCGGCCCGCGCGGTGTCCGGCTTCTACACGGCGGCGGTGGTCGATGCCGACCCCCGTGCCGCCGTGCCGTGGCTGGCGACCGCGTACGTCCCCGCGCCCTCCCTCGAGGAGATAGTGAACGACTGTGGGCCGATGCCGGTCGAGGCCGTTCGCTGGTTCGCCGCGGGCGTGGCCGAAGCCCTGCAGTCCATCCACGGTGCCGGACTCGTCCACCGTGACCTGAAGCCCTCCAACGTCCTCGTCGTCGAGGACGGGCCGCGCGTCATCGACTTCGGCATCGCGTCCGGCGTATCGAACACGCGTTTGACGATGACGAACGTCGCCGTCGGGACGCCCGCGTACATGTCGCCCGAGCAGGCGAAGGACTCGCGGAGCGTGACCGGCGCGAGCGACGTCTTCTCGCTCGGCTCGATGCTCGTGTTCGCCGCCACCGGGCACGCCCCGTTCCACGGGGCCAACCCCGTCGAGACCGTCTTCATGCTGCTGCGCGAGGGCCCCGATCTCTCCGGCCTCCCGGACGACCTGCGCCCCCTCATCGAGTCCTGTATGCAGATGGACCCGACCGCGCGCCCCAACCCCGCCGACCTCCAGGCCCAGCTCGCGCCCCACCTCTTCGGCTCCGGCTCGGACGACAGCGGTACGGCGTCGGCGTGGCTGCCCGAGAAGGCGGTGGCCATGATCGAGACCCGCCGCGGTGGTCGCCCGGCGCCCAAGCCCCAGCAGACCTCGGGCGGGCGCGGCGGCGGAGGAGCCCGCCCCGCCCCCGTACCGCCGCCCCCGCCCTCGTACGACCCCGCGCCCCTCTCCGTCGGCGCCCCCGACACCGGGCCGGTACGGCTCGCCGGCGGTCAGGTGCCCATCGGGCCCGGTCCGCGCGTCGCCGACGCCCGCGCGGCCGCCGTGAAGGCGCCCCCTCCCGAGGCGGGCCTCGCCGCGTCCTGGTCCCGGCCGCGCGCCGGCGTGAACGGCGCCGACCCCGCGCCCTCCGTGAGCGCCCCGCCCGCCGGCCCCGAGCCCACCGCCTCCGGCTGGCGCCCCTGGCGTTTCCGCATGTCGAACGACGTGTGGGGCACCCCGTCCGTCGCCGACGACCTCGTCTACGTCACCTCCTTCGAGGTGCACGCCCTGGACGTGGCCACCGGCCGGCGCCGCTTCAAGACCCGTGACGTGGCCTGGTCGATGGCGGTCGCGGACGGCCGTATCCACGCCTCCGACGGCCCCACCCTCTTCGCGCTCGACGCGCGCGAGGGCTCGGACCTGTGGCGGCTGTCGACGGACGCCTGGGTGTACTCCCTGCGGGCCGACCGGGGCACGGTGGTCACCGGGACCCGGGGCGGCGGCGTACAGGGCTGGGAGGCGTCCAACGGGCAGAAGCTCTGGGAGCTCACCGGCGCCCAGACCGACTTCGAGTCCCCCGAGGCCGGGCCGGTCGTGCAGGACGGCACGGTGTACGTCTGGAAGGACGCCCGGCTGCGCGCGCTGGATGCCCGTACGGGCGACGAGCGCTGGTCGTACCCCATCGGGGACGCGGCCTCCTGCGGTGGCGTCCCGGTACGGCTGACACCGGCCGCGGACGGCTATGTGTACGTCGCCGCCGGGAGCCGCGTCCTCGCCATCGACATCGCCGGCGGCCACGTCCGCTGGCACTTCGAGGCACCGGCCGTGTTCCTCTCCGCGCCCACGTTCGCACCGGGACCGGCGGTCACGGGCGGCGGCGTCTACCTCGCCGACTACCTCGGCACGGTCTACGCCCTCGACGCCACGGACGGCCGCGACCGCTGGAGGATCGCGACGGAGTCGCGCTCCTCACTGGAGCCGGTACTGGTGGCCGCGGGCCACGTCCACGTGGGAAGCGGCAAGGGGCTCTACACCCTCGACGCGGTCACGGGGACGCCGAAGTGGCGCTTCCAGGCGGGCGGCGAGATCGTCGGATCGCCGTCGGTCGCGGAGGGCCGTATCCACTTCGGCTCCACGGACCACCTCCTGTACACGCTGAAGGCGGATGACGGCCGACTCCGCTGGAAGCTCGCGACGGGCGGCGAGATCACCGGCTCACCCGTCGTCAAGGAGGGCGTCGTGTACGCCTGCAGCAAGGACCGGTGCGTGTACGCACTGGACGCGGAGAAGGGGACGGGGACGGCGCGGACGTCGTAG
- a CDS encoding acyl-CoA dehydrogenase family protein → MDARFTTEQEEIRRTVRELLLKRCGPEEVRAAVRTGAGYDVGLWAALSDQLGLPGLALPETYGGVGCSVTELALANEELGRALTPTPLLSTSVLVAPLILALGTERQRADLLPRLASGRLTAALAVPGTTLTTALALTCDNAGAWAGGGRAGGVQARRVGDGWRLYGEAGQVLDGHSAGMLLVAAHAGGYARSRTLLFLVRGEAGAGGGLVRVRQTCIDETRSTARLELRDVEAELLGPDTETDTRAGAGVDVRVLSALSEVGDAAAAVLAAEAVGAADRVVERTVAYARQREQFGRPIGSFQAVKHRLADVYVQVRAARSAAYYAAWAAAARPVGEGGGGGERVGGLALAQALEALRVAAGEGIQLHGGIGFTWEHEAHLYFKRAAGDEALFGPVHRLRGRAADMAGVFTVGGLMVGGPGEQREVRG, encoded by the coding sequence ATGGACGCCCGCTTCACCACCGAGCAGGAGGAAATCCGGCGCACGGTACGGGAGTTGCTGCTCAAGCGCTGTGGTCCGGAGGAGGTCCGCGCAGCCGTGCGCACGGGGGCGGGGTACGACGTCGGACTGTGGGCCGCCCTCTCCGATCAGCTCGGGCTGCCGGGGCTCGCGCTCCCCGAGACGTACGGCGGCGTCGGTTGCTCGGTGACGGAACTGGCCCTGGCGAACGAGGAGTTGGGGCGCGCGCTCACGCCCACGCCGCTGCTGTCCACCTCCGTCCTCGTCGCCCCCCTGATCCTCGCCCTAGGCACGGAGCGGCAGCGCGCCGACCTGCTGCCCCGCCTCGCCTCGGGCCGGCTCACCGCGGCCCTCGCCGTACCGGGCACCACCCTCACCACCGCGCTGGCGCTGACCTGCGACAACGCAGGCGCGTGGGCCGGCGGCGGCCGGGCCGGCGGCGTGCAGGCGCGACGTGTCGGGGACGGGTGGCGGCTCTACGGGGAGGCCGGGCAGGTTCTCGACGGGCACAGCGCGGGGATGCTGCTCGTGGCCGCGCATGCCGGGGGGTACGCCCGCTCACGGACGCTGCTCTTCCTCGTGCGGGGGGAAGCGGGGGCCGGTGGGGGCCTCGTGCGGGTGCGGCAGACCTGTATCGACGAGACGCGGTCGACGGCTCGGCTCGAACTGCGGGATGTGGAGGCGGAGTTGCTGGGCCCCGATACCGAGACCGATACCAGGGCTGGGGCCGGTGTTGACGTCCGTGTGTTGTCGGCGCTGTCCGAGGTCGGGGACGCGGCCGCCGCCGTGCTCGCCGCGGAGGCCGTGGGCGCCGCCGACCGGGTGGTGGAGCGGACGGTCGCGTATGCGCGGCAGCGGGAGCAGTTCGGGCGGCCGATCGGGTCGTTCCAGGCGGTGAAGCACCGGCTCGCGGATGTGTACGTACAGGTGCGGGCGGCCCGGTCGGCGGCGTACTACGCGGCCTGGGCGGCGGCCGCCAGGCCCGTCGGAGAGGGTGGCGGGGGCGGCGAGCGGGTCGGCGGGCTGGCGCTCGCGCAGGCGCTGGAGGCGCTGCGGGTGGCGGCCGGGGAGGGGATCCAGTTGCACGGGGGGATCGGGTTCACCTGGGAGCACGAGGCGCACCTGTACTTCAAGCGGGCGGCCGGCGACGAGGCGCTCTTCGGGCCGGTACACCGGCTGCGGGGGCGGGCGGCCGACATGGCGGGGGTCTTCACGGTCGGCGGGCTCATGGTCGGCGGGCCGGGCGAGCAGAGGGAGGTGCGGGGCTGA
- a CDS encoding PIN domain nuclease, producing MQDRYLIDKSALARWAKPSVREVLRPLHERYLLAVCQPTEFEMVHSARDSAEATRISTWLHAFDYLQTDDDTFTRALEIQRHALNAGFHRALSLPDLLIAATAELNRRTVLHYDGDFDMIASLTGQPTEWVVPPGDADR from the coding sequence ATGCAGGACCGCTACCTGATCGACAAGTCGGCCCTTGCCCGCTGGGCGAAGCCGAGTGTCCGGGAGGTGCTCAGGCCGCTGCACGAGCGCTACCTCCTCGCGGTGTGTCAGCCCACCGAGTTCGAGATGGTCCACTCCGCACGGGACAGCGCGGAAGCGACCCGGATCAGCACCTGGCTGCACGCCTTCGACTACCTTCAAACGGACGACGACACCTTCACCCGCGCGCTTGAGATCCAGCGTCACGCGCTCAACGCCGGGTTCCATCGCGCTCTGTCCCTGCCTGACCTGCTGATCGCCGCCACGGCGGAACTGAACCGGCGAACGGTCCTGCACTACGACGGAGACTTCGACATGATCGCCTCCCTCACCGGTCAGCCCACGGAATGGGTTGTTCCGCCCGGCGACGCCGACCGATGA
- a CDS encoding type II toxin-antitoxin system VapB family antitoxin, giving the protein MARTVIDLDEDMVAEAMRIFGTRTKAKAVRLAMEDAVKRHLRQEGFDAIEAGEFDFSEIVESTGPRNADGSLKRGGGRDGDSGGGRAA; this is encoded by the coding sequence TTGGCCAGAACCGTCATCGACCTCGATGAAGACATGGTGGCCGAGGCCATGCGCATCTTCGGGACCAGAACGAAGGCCAAAGCCGTCCGTCTCGCGATGGAGGACGCCGTCAAGAGGCATCTGCGGCAGGAAGGCTTCGACGCCATAGAGGCCGGTGAGTTCGACTTCAGTGAGATCGTCGAGAGCACCGGGCCCCGTAACGCGGACGGCTCCCTCAAGCGTGGCGGTGGCCGCGACGGCGACAGTGGCGGAGGCCGGGCCGCCTGA
- a CDS encoding DUF397 domain-containing protein translates to MTPEAAGPYRKSSYSIQEGNCVEVAVTTTGARAIRDSKNPHGPLLHLTPDGWRAFLDGAKGGAFRQGPPRSG, encoded by the coding sequence ATGACGCCCGAGGCTGCAGGCCCTTACCGGAAGTCGTCCTACTCGATCCAAGAGGGCAACTGCGTCGAAGTCGCCGTCACAACCACCGGCGCCCGAGCCATCCGCGACAGCAAGAACCCTCACGGCCCTCTCCTCCACCTCACCCCCGACGGGTGGCGGGCGTTCCTGGACGGGGCCAAGGGCGGAGCGTTCAGGCAAGGTCCTCCGAGAAGCGGCTGA
- a CDS encoding ATP-binding protein gives MPALSTRRRTHPRRDSFRIPKCRRHVPEARANVRRILKDWAVDGELADDIATVATELVSNAVRHCRVTLAEIEVAVSIRGCGLLLEVSDPDRGRLPVPHTESDPNDPNDPEGDGGRGLTLVRALSERWGHDVRPFTKCVWAYFVLSPEESRCNR, from the coding sequence ATGCCCGCACTCAGCACCCGCCGCCGCACCCACCCACGCCGCGACTCCTTCCGTATCCCCAAGTGCAGACGACACGTCCCCGAAGCCCGTGCCAACGTGCGGCGCATCCTGAAGGACTGGGCCGTCGACGGCGAACTCGCCGATGACATCGCCACCGTGGCGACCGAACTCGTCAGCAACGCCGTACGGCACTGCCGGGTGACCCTCGCCGAAATCGAGGTGGCCGTGTCGATCCGGGGCTGTGGGCTGCTGTTGGAGGTGTCGGACCCTGACCGGGGGCGGCTTCCGGTGCCGCATACGGAAAGCGACCCCAACGACCCCAACGATCCGGAGGGCGACGGTGGGCGCGGGCTGACCCTGGTGCGCGCGCTCTCGGAGCGGTGGGGCCATGACGTACGGCCGTTCACCAAGTGCGTGTGGGCGTACTTCGTTCTGTCGCCCGAGGAGTCGCGGTGCAACAGGTGA